A genomic stretch from Hydrogenimonas urashimensis includes:
- a CDS encoding exodeoxyribonuclease III, which translates to MAVTVCTFNVNSIRSRIDLIERWLNEKREVDILCFQEIKCEAEQFPTGRFEALGYHCAVNGQKRLNGVAVCSKLPIEDVKTAFGIDVLDREKRLLECRIAETVLLNCYIPRGGLEGEERHRYKMEFFDALTRYTAALLKEYQKVILLGDFNVALEEIDVYDPEVFEGAVGFLPSEKEKMRTLLQTGLVDCYRARHPKEKGFTWWDYRGGGIWRDEGMRIDYLLASETGCDNLEAIDIDLWTRRRRSPTPSDHAPIVATFGTL; encoded by the coding sequence ATGGCCGTAACCGTCTGCACGTTCAACGTCAATTCCATACGATCGCGCATCGACCTCATCGAACGCTGGCTCAATGAGAAAAGAGAGGTCGACATCCTCTGTTTCCAGGAGATCAAGTGCGAAGCGGAGCAGTTTCCAACCGGGCGTTTCGAAGCACTCGGCTACCATTGTGCCGTCAACGGGCAGAAACGTCTCAACGGCGTCGCCGTCTGTTCGAAACTTCCCATCGAAGATGTCAAAACCGCGTTTGGCATCGATGTGCTCGACCGGGAAAAGCGGCTGCTGGAGTGCCGCATCGCAGAGACCGTGCTGCTCAACTGCTACATTCCCCGTGGCGGTCTGGAGGGAGAGGAGCGGCATCGTTACAAAATGGAATTTTTCGACGCACTGACACGATATACCGCCGCACTTCTGAAAGAATACCAAAAGGTGATATTGCTGGGAGACTTCAACGTCGCACTGGAGGAGATCGATGTCTACGACCCGGAAGTCTTCGAAGGGGCCGTCGGATTCCTGCCCAGCGAAAAGGAGAAGATGCGCACCCTTCTTCAAACCGGTCTTGTCGATTGCTACAGGGCCCGCCATCCGAAAGAGAAGGGTTTTACCTGGTGGGATTACCGGGGAGGCGGCATCTGGCGGGACGAAGGCATGCGTATCGACTATCTCCTGGCGAGCGAAACCGGCTGTGACAATCTCGAGGCGATCGATATCGATCTTTGGACAAGACGGCGGCGTTCTCCGACGCCAAGCGACCATGCCCCCATCGTGGCGACTTTCGGGACCCTATAA
- a CDS encoding YbhB/YbcL family Raf kinase inhibitor-like protein encodes MGKLFRLMTAVLALQIVLAAGGFTLESPDLSQRLSPAQVYNGYGCRGKNISPELRWHGEPKGTKSFAVTMFDPDAPRKGGWWHWLVFNIPSGCHRLPRGAGDPQKGMLPDGAVQSMNDFGEKGYGGACPPRGHGLHRYIVTVYALDVAKLALDAGTPPAEVAAMIEKHTLAKASITSRYGR; translated from the coding sequence ATGGGTAAACTCTTTCGACTGATGACGGCGGTGCTCGCTTTGCAGATCGTTCTGGCCGCAGGGGGATTCACGCTCGAAAGCCCCGACCTTTCCCAACGGCTTTCGCCGGCGCAGGTCTATAACGGATACGGGTGCCGCGGAAAGAACATTTCGCCCGAACTTCGGTGGCATGGAGAGCCGAAAGGGACGAAGAGTTTCGCCGTGACGATGTTCGATCCCGACGCGCCGAGAAAAGGGGGGTGGTGGCACTGGCTCGTGTTCAACATCCCCTCCGGCTGTCACAGGCTGCCCCGCGGTGCGGGAGACCCTCAAAAAGGGATGCTGCCTGACGGCGCGGTGCAGAGTATGAACGATTTCGGAGAAAAGGGATACGGCGGGGCCTGTCCTCCCAGGGGGCATGGCCTCCACCGCTACATTGTCACCGTCTACGCACTCGATGTGGCGAAGCTCGCGCTGGATGCCGGCACGCCTCCGGCCGAAGTTGCTGCCATGATCGAAAAACACACCCTCGCCAAAGCGTCGATCACCTCACGCTACGGACGTTGA
- a CDS encoding DNA-processing protein DprA yields MVRKVDFPIPELEEMEHYPPHLWYKGNRALLARPKISIVGSRRPLSYTRSAVMQLAAALSRRGIVIVSGAAMGVDALAHRGAGVSNTIAVMGCGLDHRYPAINASLIGEIEEKGLVMSQFEPGFRARGWSFVVRNETVVALGSVLVVAQADRDSGTMRSVAFAEKMGKKIYVLPHRLGESEGTNDLLKEGRAEAIYDIDAFASLFGASEEASGGEDFILYCKSAPSYEEAVKRFGDRLFEAELEGRIAIENGRVILL; encoded by the coding sequence ATGGTTCGAAAAGTCGATTTCCCGATTCCCGAACTGGAGGAAATGGAGCACTATCCCCCGCACCTCTGGTACAAAGGGAACCGGGCGCTTCTGGCCAGACCGAAAATTTCTATCGTCGGCTCCCGCAGACCCCTGAGCTACACCCGAAGCGCCGTGATGCAGCTTGCCGCCGCACTCTCGAGACGGGGCATCGTCATCGTCAGCGGGGCCGCGATGGGTGTCGATGCACTGGCGCACAGGGGTGCCGGGGTTTCGAATACGATCGCCGTGATGGGGTGCGGTCTTGATCACCGCTATCCCGCCATCAACGCCTCTTTGATCGGGGAGATCGAAGAGAAGGGGCTGGTGATGAGCCAGTTCGAACCCGGTTTCAGGGCGCGGGGGTGGAGTTTCGTTGTGCGCAACGAAACGGTCGTGGCCCTGGGCAGCGTGCTCGTCGTGGCGCAGGCGGACCGAGACAGCGGAACGATGCGCAGTGTCGCATTTGCCGAAAAGATGGGAAAGAAAATCTATGTTCTTCCCCATCGCCTCGGTGAAAGCGAAGGCACGAACGACCTGCTCAAAGAGGGGCGTGCGGAAGCGATTTACGATATCGACGCTTTTGCCTCTTTGTTCGGTGCATCGGAGGAAGCAAGCGGCGGGGAGGATTTCATCCTCTACTGCAAATCGGCGCCTTCCTATGAAGAGGCGGTGAAAAGATTCGGCGATCGCCTCTTCGAAGCGGAACTGGAGGGGCGAATCGCCATCGAGAACGGCAGGGTCATTCTCCTTTGA
- a CDS encoding GGDEF domain-containing protein yields the protein MIKLPGKGISLRTDRKLSFFTLVVLLLSAAAIVGVSATVVRNMQLDATASSLIERAETARDCLNLHGSGENWESLESCLRSIKADTRLKSLWITRSENLIDEYGEEGYLTKAADSVDEKVFKEAEAQVDHPDGFFVSKMRVSVPFVASSIEDPKCMRCHNVVEGDVLGVLNLEYDTSAETGAVKAFLRNLVLIVLAAIIAILLIQRYAVKPYRKFVDEFSESINRANEGDFTRTVSTDYPSVQMREVAENYNKLIGIFRDSIDSIVKRFNLLIRDLDIQAGHPLEKASRALHMLANVYRFRYAIEKDPSIIQVYNHIINIVRDVTHAEHFSIYSVDRKEQVKTLVYSTAATLSKHLTENEEPMTEYIENIDVDEITFEFPSMTLTGEDKISFYYCIPVDINEYSTIIIALFAKTREEMDRYRESVLELRYYLENVKPVIESKILTQKLREQSLLDGLTGLYNRKFLEEFIDKIDNQAKRSHTKYAVLMIDIDFFKHVNDTYGHDIGDKFIKLLGLIIQDHIRASDIAVRYGGEEFLVLLHESTREGAVKVAETIRKDFSKRTIYAKKERIKKTISIGISFYPESSAISLREAIKHADIALYRAKESGRNQIVLFHEDMLG from the coding sequence GTGATCAAGCTTCCAGGCAAAGGCATATCGTTGCGCACAGACAGAAAACTCTCTTTTTTCACACTCGTCGTGCTTCTGCTCTCTGCGGCGGCCATCGTCGGTGTCAGCGCCACGGTGGTCCGCAATATGCAGCTTGACGCAACCGCCTCTTCCCTGATAGAGAGGGCCGAAACCGCCCGTGACTGCCTCAATCTCCACGGCTCGGGCGAGAACTGGGAGAGCCTGGAGAGCTGCCTGCGTTCCATCAAGGCCGACACCCGTCTCAAATCGCTCTGGATCACCCGTTCGGAAAACCTGATCGACGAATACGGTGAAGAGGGATACCTGACCAAAGCAGCGGACAGCGTCGACGAAAAGGTGTTCAAGGAGGCAGAGGCGCAGGTGGACCATCCCGACGGGTTCTTCGTCTCGAAAATGCGCGTTTCGGTCCCCTTTGTCGCCTCGTCCATCGAAGATCCCAAATGCATGCGGTGCCACAATGTGGTCGAAGGGGATGTGCTGGGTGTTTTGAATCTGGAGTACGACACAAGCGCCGAGACGGGTGCGGTGAAAGCGTTTTTGAGAAACCTCGTTCTCATCGTTCTTGCCGCGATCATCGCCATTCTACTGATACAGCGATATGCCGTCAAACCCTACAGAAAGTTCGTCGACGAGTTTTCCGAATCGATCAACAGGGCCAACGAAGGGGATTTCACCCGGACGGTTTCCACCGACTATCCCTCCGTCCAGATGCGGGAAGTGGCGGAAAACTACAATAAACTCATCGGGATTTTCAGGGATTCGATCGACTCGATCGTCAAGCGGTTCAACCTCCTCATCCGCGACCTCGACATTCAGGCGGGCCACCCCCTCGAAAAAGCGTCCCGGGCGCTTCATATGCTGGCGAACGTCTATCGGTTCCGATACGCCATCGAAAAAGACCCCTCCATCATCCAGGTCTACAACCATATCATCAACATCGTCCGTGACGTCACCCACGCGGAACATTTCAGTATCTACAGCGTCGACAGGAAAGAGCAGGTCAAGACGCTCGTCTACTCCACAGCGGCCACCCTTTCGAAACATCTGACGGAGAACGAGGAGCCGATGACGGAATACATCGAAAACATCGACGTGGACGAAATCACCTTCGAATTTCCGTCGATGACGCTCACCGGCGAGGACAAGATCTCCTTCTACTACTGCATTCCCGTGGATATCAACGAATATTCGACGATCATCATCGCGCTTTTCGCCAAAACGAGGGAGGAGATGGACCGCTACCGCGAATCGGTTCTCGAGTTGCGCTACTACCTCGAAAATGTCAAGCCGGTGATCGAAAGCAAGATACTGACCCAAAAACTCCGCGAACAGTCGCTGCTCGACGGTCTGACGGGGCTTTACAACCGCAAGTTCCTCGAAGAGTTCATCGACAAGATCGACAACCAGGCCAAACGCAGCCACACCAAATACGCCGTCTTGATGATCGACATCGATTTCTTCAAGCATGTCAACGACACCTACGGCCACGATATCGGGGACAAGTTCATCAAGCTCCTTGGGCTCATCATCCAGGATCATATCCGTGCCTCCGACATCGCTGTGCGCTACGGGGGCGAAGAGTTCCTGGTCCTGCTGCACGAAAGTACCAGAGAGGGGGCGGTCAAAGTGGCCGAAACGATCCGGAAGGACTTTTCGAAGCGGACCATCTACGCGAAGAAAGAGCGTATCAAAAAGACGATCTCCATCGGTATCAGCTTCTATCCGGAGAGTTCTGCCATCTCCCTGCGCGAGGCGATCAAGCATGCGGACATCGCTCTCTACCGGGCCAAAGAGAGCGGACGCAACCAGATCGTCCTCTTTCACGAAGATATGCTTGGCTGA
- a CDS encoding RNA pyrophosphohydrolase produces the protein MNDRKEKKTKRYRPNVAAIILSSKYPEKVEFFIASRSDVRDAWQFPQGGIDEGESPKEALFRELKEEIGTDEVEIVAEFPEWVSYDFPEMIAKKMYPYDGQRQKYFLVRLKPGAKINLETEVPEFVQYTFVPYGKIFDFITYFKRPIYKKVLEYFRKKGYL, from the coding sequence ATGAATGATCGAAAAGAGAAGAAAACCAAAAGATACCGACCCAATGTCGCAGCGATCATTCTCTCATCCAAATATCCGGAAAAGGTGGAATTTTTTATCGCTTCACGAAGTGATGTCAGGGATGCCTGGCAGTTTCCGCAGGGAGGCATCGACGAAGGTGAGAGCCCCAAAGAGGCACTTTTTCGAGAACTGAAGGAGGAGATCGGTACCGATGAGGTCGAAATCGTGGCGGAGTTCCCCGAATGGGTCAGCTACGATTTCCCGGAGATGATCGCGAAAAAGATGTATCCCTACGACGGGCAGCGCCAGAAATATTTTCTCGTTCGTCTCAAACCGGGAGCGAAAATCAATCTTGAGACCGAGGTGCCGGAGTTCGTGCAGTACACCTTCGTACCCTACGGGAAGATTTTCGATTTCATCACCTATTTCAAGCGCCCCATCTACAAGAAGGTGCTGGAATATTTCAGAAAAAAGGGTTATCTGTAA
- a CDS encoding HobA family DNA replication regulator: MKDLLSWTLETIRNDDTMMSWLEERRYEWAPIVGSALSKILEGQSVLLLADEQNRWFEEYIVRRINRPGMSRPLLPFFSFEAVYPHVDAIRTDQDIDLLFDMLSLSYPQGCFFWYIGKADHPRARIAFRNDESLLWVMDEEMTNSFTLRSYDEMIDIKLLQLFRLFDKTLSAALFAEVDTGG, from the coding sequence GTGAAAGATCTGCTCTCCTGGACGCTTGAGACGATCCGAAACGACGATACGATGATGAGCTGGCTCGAGGAGCGGCGTTACGAGTGGGCGCCGATCGTCGGCAGTGCCCTCTCCAAGATTCTGGAGGGTCAGAGTGTCCTCCTTCTTGCAGACGAACAGAACCGCTGGTTCGAGGAGTATATCGTCCGTCGCATCAACCGTCCGGGCATGAGCCGCCCGCTGCTTCCTTTCTTCTCCTTCGAAGCGGTCTATCCCCATGTCGATGCGATTCGGACCGACCAGGATATCGATCTACTCTTCGATATGCTCTCTCTTTCCTATCCGCAGGGCTGTTTCTTCTGGTATATCGGTAAAGCGGACCACCCCAGAGCCCGTATCGCCTTCCGCAATGACGAGTCGCTGCTGTGGGTCATGGATGAGGAGATGACCAACAGTTTCACGCTGCGCTCCTACGACGAGATGATCGACATCAAGCTTCTTCAGCTTTTCAGGCTTTTTGACAAAACATTGAGTGCCGCGCTTTTTGCTGAAGTGGACACAGGGGGCTGA
- a CDS encoding aspartate kinase, giving the protein MLIVQKYGGTSVGDLDRIANVAKRVARTRDEGHDVIVVVSAMSGETNKLIEYAHFFSKTPEREAMDLLLSSGERVTSALLSIALNEMGYPARAMTGRQAGILTDRTHTSARIEHIDPKPMAEEVRQGKIVVVAGFQGINPNGRVTTLGRGGSDLTAVAIAGALGADLCEIYTDVDGVYTTDPRIEPKAKKMDQVSYEEMLELASLGAKVLQNRSVELAKKMGVNLVTRSSFNDNPGTLITKEENIMEKPLVSGIALDKNQSRVSLKGVEDRPGIASEIFNALAEEAINVDMIVQTIGADGKTEIDFTVPQSEIEHVKRALKKFEEGIGAIEYKEDVAKVSIVGVGMKSHSGVAAKAFTTMANENINIEMISTSEIKISMIIDEKYAELAVRALHEAYELDK; this is encoded by the coding sequence GTGCTGATTGTCCAGAAATACGGCGGAACCAGCGTAGGCGATCTCGACCGTATCGCGAATGTCGCGAAACGGGTCGCCCGCACACGGGACGAGGGCCATGATGTGATTGTCGTCGTCTCCGCCATGAGCGGTGAAACCAACAAACTGATCGAATACGCCCATTTTTTCTCCAAGACACCGGAGCGGGAGGCGATGGATTTACTGCTGAGCTCCGGAGAGCGTGTCACGAGTGCGCTTTTGAGTATCGCCCTCAACGAGATGGGCTATCCTGCACGGGCCATGACAGGACGGCAGGCGGGCATCCTGACCGACAGGACCCATACCTCCGCGCGGATCGAGCATATCGATCCCAAACCGATGGCGGAAGAGGTCAGGCAGGGTAAAATCGTCGTCGTAGCCGGTTTTCAGGGCATCAATCCCAACGGCCGGGTCACGACCCTCGGACGGGGCGGCAGCGATTTGACGGCCGTGGCGATCGCCGGTGCGCTGGGGGCGGACCTGTGTGAGATCTACACGGACGTCGACGGCGTCTATACCACCGACCCGCGTATCGAACCCAAAGCGAAGAAGATGGATCAGGTCAGTTACGAAGAGATGCTCGAACTCGCTTCGCTGGGCGCGAAAGTGCTGCAGAACCGCTCCGTCGAACTGGCCAAGAAGATGGGGGTCAACCTCGTCACCCGCAGCAGTTTCAACGACAATCCCGGAACTTTGATCACAAAGGAAGAAAACATCATGGAAAAACCCCTCGTCAGCGGTATCGCGCTCGACAAGAACCAGTCCCGCGTCAGTCTCAAAGGTGTCGAAGACCGGCCAGGCATCGCATCGGAGATATTCAATGCGCTCGCCGAAGAGGCGATCAACGTCGATATGATCGTCCAGACGATCGGAGCGGACGGTAAGACGGAGATCGATTTCACAGTGCCCCAGAGCGAGATTGAACATGTCAAACGGGCACTCAAGAAATTCGAAGAGGGCATCGGGGCCATCGAATACAAAGAGGATGTGGCGAAAGTATCCATCGTCGGTGTCGGCATGAAAAGCCACAGCGGAGTGGCTGCCAAAGCCTTCACGACGATGGCGAACGAGAATATCAATATCGAGATGATCAGCACCAGCGAAATCAAGATTTCGATGATCATCGACGAAAAATACGCCGAACTGGCGGTACGGGCGCTTCATGAGGCGTATGAACTCGATAAGTGA
- the queA gene encoding tRNA preQ1(34) S-adenosylmethionine ribosyltransferase-isomerase QueA has translation MNRLSENRVPDLLATESYDYRLPPELIATEPANPKESARLLVVERKKGTITHTTFRNLLSFIPKGCSVVYNDTKVIKARLFGKKQSGGKVELLINKQLDAQRYSVLIRGKVRPGSVLLFGESLQAEVLELCADGSRVVRFMDGNGEILTFEALLHRLDRFGHVPLPPYIQREEREEDTLHYQPVFARQEGAVAAPTASLHFTEELFNKMRKSFDIYPITLHVGAGTFKPVETERITDHPMHSEYYEIPEKTRALIDSGRELLAIGTTVARTIEYYVRTKKSFGECDLFLHPGNPPRRVDHLLTNFHLPKSTLIMLVASFLGLEKTMEVYRCAIQNRYRFYSYGDAMLIL, from the coding sequence ATGAATAGACTGTCTGAAAACCGGGTACCCGATCTTCTCGCGACCGAAAGCTACGACTACCGGCTCCCCCCGGAGCTCATAGCCACGGAACCCGCTAATCCCAAAGAGAGTGCCAGACTTCTTGTCGTGGAGCGCAAAAAGGGCACCATCACCCACACCACTTTCAGAAATCTTCTCTCTTTCATTCCCAAAGGGTGCAGCGTCGTCTACAACGACACGAAAGTGATCAAGGCACGCCTGTTCGGGAAAAAGCAGAGTGGCGGAAAGGTGGAACTCCTGATCAACAAACAGCTCGACGCGCAGCGCTACAGTGTCCTGATACGCGGCAAGGTCAGACCAGGCAGCGTCCTGCTTTTCGGAGAGAGCCTGCAGGCGGAGGTCCTGGAACTTTGTGCCGACGGCAGCCGGGTCGTCCGCTTCATGGACGGCAACGGTGAAATTCTCACCTTCGAAGCACTGCTGCACCGTCTCGACCGGTTCGGACACGTTCCGCTTCCACCCTACATACAGCGGGAAGAGAGGGAAGAGGATACGCTCCATTACCAGCCTGTCTTCGCCAGACAGGAGGGTGCCGTGGCCGCACCGACCGCTTCGCTCCACTTTACGGAGGAGCTATTTAACAAAATGCGGAAAAGTTTCGATATATACCCCATAACATTGCACGTGGGTGCCGGAACGTTCAAACCCGTCGAAACGGAAAGGATCACGGATCATCCCATGCACAGCGAATATTACGAAATACCCGAAAAAACCCGTGCCCTCATCGATTCCGGCCGCGAACTGCTCGCAATCGGAACGACGGTGGCCCGCACGATCGAATATTATGTCCGAACCAAAAAGAGTTTCGGGGAGTGCGATCTTTTTCTGCACCCGGGAAATCCGCCCAGACGCGTCGATCATCTGCTGACGAACTTCCATCTGCCGAAGTCGACGCTGATCATGCTGGTGGCCTCCTTTCTTGGGCTGGAAAAGACGATGGAGGTCTATCGTTGTGCCATACAGAACCGATACAGATTTTACAGCTATGGCGACGCCATGCTGATATTGTAG
- the tatC gene encoding twin-arginine translocase subunit TatC encodes MFEDLKPHIAELRKRLAYSIGALVVCFFIAFYFYEPILDWMTQPLKKVLPDTSMMIATGVPEVFFTAVKVSLFSGFLMALPFILYQFWLFIAPGLYEHEKKYIWPFVFFASGMFFLGAAFAYYVVVPYGFAFLVNFAEQIVTVAPKINEYVGFFTKIMVGFGIAFELPVLTFFLALLGLVDDQTLKSFFKYAIILIFVLAALLTPPDVVTQLLMAIPLILLYGVSILIAKIVNPYTPPEEEEIEEEDE; translated from the coding sequence ATGTTTGAGGATCTCAAACCCCACATCGCGGAGCTGCGAAAACGGCTCGCCTACTCCATCGGTGCACTGGTGGTCTGTTTCTTCATCGCTTTCTATTTCTACGAGCCGATTCTCGACTGGATGACACAACCGCTAAAAAAAGTGCTGCCCGACACCTCCATGATGATCGCCACGGGGGTTCCGGAAGTCTTCTTCACCGCCGTCAAGGTTTCGCTCTTTTCAGGCTTCTTGATGGCGCTTCCCTTCATCCTCTACCAGTTCTGGCTCTTCATCGCGCCGGGACTCTACGAGCATGAGAAAAAGTATATCTGGCCATTCGTTTTCTTCGCTTCGGGCATGTTTTTCCTCGGGGCGGCCTTCGCCTACTACGTGGTGGTCCCCTACGGGTTCGCCTTTCTCGTCAATTTCGCCGAACAGATCGTCACCGTCGCGCCGAAAATCAACGAATACGTCGGCTTTTTCACGAAAATCATGGTCGGTTTCGGCATCGCTTTCGAGCTTCCCGTTCTGACCTTTTTCCTGGCCCTTCTGGGACTCGTGGACGACCAGACGCTCAAGAGCTTTTTCAAATACGCCATCATCCTGATTTTCGTACTCGCGGCGCTTCTGACCCCGCCGGATGTCGTGACGCAGCTGCTGATGGCGATCCCGCTGATACTCCTGTACGGCGTCTCCATCCTGATCGCGAAGATAGTCAACCCCTACACCCCGCCCGAAGAGGAAGAGATCGAAGAAGAGGATGAATAG
- the ruvX gene encoding Holliday junction resolvase RuvX, producing the protein MGTDAKTAAIDVGLKRIGTAITLDGKVAIPQNPILRKNREQAARDLDAFLKEWGIERLVVGIPKGGSSSEEMERRIRHFVKLLDFDGEIVYVDESGSSVEAAEMMKGITRQRRDGRLDSVAAQLILERYLLNH; encoded by the coding sequence GTGGGCACCGATGCGAAAACCGCCGCCATCGATGTAGGACTCAAGCGCATAGGTACGGCGATTACGCTGGACGGGAAGGTGGCGATACCCCAGAATCCGATATTGCGGAAAAACAGGGAACAGGCCGCGCGCGACCTGGACGCCTTCTTGAAAGAGTGGGGCATCGAAAGGCTGGTCGTGGGGATTCCCAAAGGCGGTAGCAGTTCGGAAGAGATGGAACGCAGGATCCGCCACTTCGTCAAGCTCCTCGATTTCGACGGAGAGATCGTCTATGTCGACGAATCCGGAAGCAGTGTGGAAGCCGCGGAAATGATGAAGGGTATCACGCGCCAGCGCAGAGACGGCAGGCTCGATTCCGTCGCTGCGCAACTCATACTCGAGCGATACCTTCTGAATCACTGA
- the hemW gene encoding radical SAM family heme chaperone HemW, producing the protein MKESLLLYLHIPFCDSKCHYCSFNSYVDRFEYKERYMQALLRQLEYDLERFGIQPDGIGTLFIGGGTPSTVSPALYEPLLKLLAPYLQENAEMTTEANPNSATAEWLGGMHELGMNRVSFGVQSFFEEKLRLLGRAHRARDAYEAVENAGKVGFAHVSIDLIYATMLDTPERVGEEIEEALSLPIDHLSAYELTIEEGTPFQKRPEVRQESVEQAVLLRDRLLSEGWEHYEISNFGLSPCRHNLGYWEYRPYLGIGSGAVGRIGHERLYPHREIERYIGDPLHKTVEKLTPEEIVEEKIFLGLRSVVGIETHLLDPSMRSRCDLLAREGKLRHEGRRYYNTDYLLSDEIALFILG; encoded by the coding sequence TTGAAAGAGAGTCTACTTTTATATCTGCACATTCCTTTCTGCGACAGCAAGTGCCACTACTGCAGCTTCAACTCCTACGTCGACCGTTTCGAGTACAAAGAGCGCTACATGCAGGCCCTTCTCCGCCAGCTCGAATACGACCTGGAACGCTTCGGCATCCAGCCGGACGGCATCGGGACACTTTTCATCGGGGGAGGCACCCCTTCCACCGTTTCGCCGGCGCTCTACGAACCTTTGCTGAAACTGTTGGCTCCCTACCTGCAGGAGAATGCAGAGATGACAACAGAAGCCAATCCCAACAGCGCCACGGCGGAGTGGCTCGGGGGGATGCACGAACTTGGCATGAACCGGGTGAGTTTCGGCGTCCAGAGCTTTTTCGAGGAGAAACTGCGCCTGCTTGGACGGGCCCACCGGGCGCGGGATGCCTATGAGGCGGTGGAGAATGCCGGGAAGGTCGGATTTGCGCACGTCTCCATCGACCTCATCTACGCCACGATGCTCGATACACCCGAACGTGTCGGCGAAGAGATCGAAGAGGCCCTCTCGCTCCCCATCGACCATCTGAGCGCCTACGAACTCACAATCGAGGAGGGGACCCCTTTTCAGAAGAGGCCCGAGGTGAGACAGGAGTCGGTCGAACAGGCGGTTCTTCTAAGAGACCGGCTCCTTTCGGAGGGATGGGAGCACTACGAAATCTCCAATTTCGGTCTCTCGCCCTGCCGGCACAACCTGGGATACTGGGAGTACAGGCCCTACCTCGGCATAGGCAGCGGCGCCGTGGGAAGGATCGGGCACGAACGCCTCTATCCGCACCGCGAAATCGAAAGGTATATCGGCGACCCCCTCCACAAAACGGTCGAAAAGCTGACGCCCGAGGAGATTGTGGAAGAGAAGATCTTTCTTGGCCTTCGAAGCGTCGTCGGCATCGAAACCCACCTTCTGGATCCTTCGATGCGTTCGCGATGCGATCTGCTCGCAAGGGAGGGAAAGCTCCGCCATGAGGGGCGGCGCTACTACAACACCGACTATCTGCTGAGTGACGAAATCGCCCTTTTTATCCTGGGCTAA
- the tatB gene encoding Sec-independent protein translocase protein TatB: MFGMGLSEIFFIVVIAVLFLGPDKLPDTMIQIAKFFRSIKRTVNDAKSSLEEELKISELKEEALKYKKQLDDATHQLERATTADLTTLEELTETVEDVKKAETRLEEEAEEIKEKIEPKRETVTFPKKRRPNRSVYAPEDDSNEKEANV; encoded by the coding sequence ATGTTTGGCATGGGATTGAGTGAAATATTTTTCATCGTCGTGATCGCTGTTTTATTTCTGGGTCCCGACAAACTGCCCGATACGATGATTCAGATCGCGAAGTTTTTCCGGAGTATCAAGCGTACCGTCAACGACGCCAAGAGCTCTCTCGAAGAGGAGTTGAAGATCAGTGAGCTGAAAGAGGAGGCACTCAAATACAAAAAACAGCTCGACGATGCGACGCACCAGCTCGAACGTGCCACGACAGCCGACCTCACCACGCTGGAGGAGCTGACCGAAACGGTCGAAGATGTGAAAAAAGCGGAAACCCGTCTCGAAGAGGAGGCGGAGGAGATCAAGGAGAAGATCGAACCGAAACGCGAAACGGTGACCTTCCCCAAAAAACGCCGCCCGAACCGCTCTGTCTACGCTCCCGAAGACGACTCCAACGAAAAGGAAGCCAATGTTTGA